A window of the Brassica oleracea var. oleracea cultivar TO1000 chromosome C1, BOL, whole genome shotgun sequence genome harbors these coding sequences:
- the LOC106330285 gene encoding LOW QUALITY PROTEIN: pentatricopeptide repeat-containing protein At4g18520 (The sequence of the model RefSeq protein was modified relative to this genomic sequence to represent the inferred CDS: inserted 5 bases in 3 codons; deleted 6 bases in 4 codons; substituted 1 base at 1 genomic stop codon), with protein TSIQPDLRIPEIPATQSLKLLTLSPITDSRPKRDEQRNRRVHGFRLSSRKRSSFDLGFTGLVFPKEYVNHYGSSSSSSLLANWLQSSNGMRLIKRIHAMAFKCLDDQXFGNNLTSCVRIGDLVYARKVFDSVPERNTVLKMRLSLCLKHGIRFTNERIVCLLNLCRRRYQFELGRQVHGSMVKVRVENLIVXVTYYAQCSELTXSALRAFDMMEEKYVISWTAVISACSRKXHGNKAMVMFIEMLDHGFLPNEFTEGSILKALSEEKALRSGRHVHSLVVKKMIKKDVFVGTSLMDMYAKCGEISDCRKVFDGVSNRNTLEKVFGEDAIANSEALLIGRSIHSIGEKNVKCLCGKCFDSYVCKMWICL; from the exons ACGTCAATTCAACCGGACCTTCGTATTCCAGAGATTCCGGCGACGCAAAGCTTGAAGTTACTGACTTTATCGCCAATCACCGATTCCAGACCGAAGCGAGATGAACAGAGGAACCGAAGAGTACATGGGTTTCGACTATCTTCCAGAAAGAGATCATCTTTCGATTTGGGTTTCACCGGTTTAGTG TTCCCGAAAGAGTACGTGAATCATTACGGTTCATCGAGTTCGTCTTCTCTGCTCGCGAATTGGCTACAGTCTTCAAACGGCATGCGACTC ATTAAAAGGATTCACGCGATGGCGTTTAAGTGTTTAGACGATCA CTTCGGTAATAATTTGACTAGTTGTGTGAGAATTGGTGATTTGGTTTATGCACGTAAAGTGTTCGACAGTGTGCCTGAGAGAAACACGGTTTTGAAGATGAGGCTTTCTCTCTGTTTGAAGCATGGGATCCGTTTCACTAACGAGAGGATTGTTTGTTTGTTGAATTTGTGCAGGAGGAGA TATCAGTTTGAGTTAGGGAGACAGGTACATGGTAGTATGGTGAAAGTTAGAGTTGAGAATCTCATTGT TGTTACTTATTACGCGCAATGTAGTGAGTTGACTTGA AGTGCGTTACGAGCTTTTGATATGATGGAGGAGAAATATGTGATATCTTGGACAGCTGTTATATCTGCTTGTTCGAGAA GGCATGGTAATAAAGCTATGGTTATGTTTATCGAAATGTTGGATCATGGGTTCTTGCCTAATGAGTTTACGGAGGGTAGTATCTTGAAGGCTTTGAGTGAAGAGAAAGCGTTAAGATCTGGGAGGCATGTACACAGCTTGGTGGTTAAGAAGATGATTAAGAAGGATGTTTTCGTAGGAACTTCGTTGATGGACATGTATGCTAAGTGTGGGGAGATATCAGATTGCAGAAAAGTGTTTGATGGAGTGAGCAATAGAAACACGCTCGAGAAGGTTTTTGGTGAGGACGCTATTGCTAATTCAGAAGCTCTTCTCATCGGGAGATCGATCCATTCCATTGGAGAGAAGAATGTCAAATGTCTTTGTGGGAAGTGCTTTGATTCATATGTATGCAAAATGTGGATTTGTCTCTGA
- the LOC106322967 gene encoding uncharacterized protein LOC106322967 isoform X2 yields MKQGSMNRSCLCSILITTSLICGVYFIGNAYIHQQFKVKLLRWEITDKMHNITDKMHNVTHKMQKATTSGTCKNLNKPMGTESLPQGIIAKTSNLETQHLWNYDDNEKGNPNHRGMSLLAMAVGIKQKELVNKLIQKFPPRDFVVMLFHYDGVVDDWKQYPWNEHAIHVSVMNQTKWWFAKRFLHPDIVTEYEYIFLWDEDLGVSHFNPKRYLSIVKEEGLHISQPALDTTNSEVHHPITARRKNLKFHRRMYKNKGSGRCDDHSSNPPCIGWVEMMAPVFSREAWRCSWYMIQNDLIHAWGLDMQLGYCAQGDRKKNVGVVDAEYIVHYGLPTLGVVDATSSSSQNETNPKSPVSEESTESHEVDNRPEVRMKSFLEMKRFKERWKKAVNDDTCWADPY; encoded by the exons ATGAAACAG GGTTCGATGAATAGATCATGTCTATGTAGTATCTTAATCACTACTTCTCTCATCTGTGGTGTTTACTTCATTGGCAATGCTTACATCCATCAACAATTTAAAGTG AAATTGCTAAGATGGGAAATAACTGATAAGATGCATAACATTACTGATAAGATGCATAATGTCACTCATAAGATGCAGAAGGCAACAACATCCGGTACATGCAAG AATCTCAATAAGCCAATGGGAACTGAATCATTACCGCAAGGAATTATCGCCAAAACATCAAACCTGGAAACTCAACATCTATGGAACTACGATGACAATGAAAAG GGGAATCCGAACCACCGTGGAATGAGCTTGTTAGCTATGGCTGTTGGAATCAAGCAAAAGGAGCTAGTCAACAAACTCATCCAAAAG TTTCCTCCTCGAGATTTTGTGGTCATGCTATTTCACTACGATGGTGTTGTCGACGATTGGAAACAGTATCCATGGAATGAGCATGCTATTCACGTTTCCGTGATGAACCAAACAAAATG GTGGTTCGCTAAGCGGTTCTTGCATCCTGATATAGTTACTGAGTATGAGTATATTTTTCTTTGGGACGAAGATCTTGGTGTCTCTCATTTCAATCCTAAACG ATACTTATCTATTGTCAAAGAAGAAGGTCTTCACATATCGCAACCAGCTCTCGACACTACAAACTCAGAGGTGCATCATCCTATCACCGCTCGTCGCAAGAACTTAAAATTTCATAGGAGGATGTATAAAAACAAAGGTAGCGGAAGATGTGATGACCATAGCTCCAATCCTCCCTGCATAGG GTGGGTAGAAATGATGGCACCTGTTTTCTCCAGAGAAGCATGGAGATGTTCTTGGTATATGATTCAG AATGATTTGATACATGCTTGGGGGTTGGATATGCAGCTTGGTTACTGTGCTCAA GGTGATAGGAAGAAAAACGTAGGTGTAGTTGATGCAGAGTACATAGTTCATTATGGTCTTCCCACTCTTGGTGTGGTTGACGCCACTTCAAGCTCTTCTCAGAATGAGACGAACCCGAAATCACCG GTTTCAGAGGAATCAACAGAGTCTCATGAAGTGGATAATAGACCAGAAGTGAGGATGAAATCGTTTTTAGAGATGAAGAGATTCAAGGAACGTTGGAAGAAAGCTGTGAATGATGATACATGTTGGGCTGATCCGTATTGA
- the LOC106322967 gene encoding uncharacterized protein LOC106322967 isoform X1 produces the protein MKQGSMNRSCLCSILITTSLICGVYFIGNAYIHQQFKVKLLRWEITDKMHNITDKMHNVTHKMQKATTSGTCKNLNKPMGTESLPQGIIAKTSNLETQHLWNYDDNEKGNPNHRGMSLLAMAVGIKQKELVNKLIQKFPPRDFVVMLFHYDGVVDDWKQYPWNEHAIHVSVMNQTKWWFAKRFLHPDIVTEYEYIFLWDEDLGVSHFNPKRYLSIVKEEGLHISQPALDTTNSEVHHPITARRKNLKFHRRMYKNKGSGRCDDHSSNPPCIGWVEMMAPVFSREAWRCSWYMIQNDLIHAWGLDMQLGYCAQGDRKKNVGVVDAEYIVHYGLPTLGVVDATSSSSQNETNPKSPGKVSEESTESHEVDNRPEVRMKSFLEMKRFKERWKKAVNDDTCWADPY, from the exons ATGAAACAG GGTTCGATGAATAGATCATGTCTATGTAGTATCTTAATCACTACTTCTCTCATCTGTGGTGTTTACTTCATTGGCAATGCTTACATCCATCAACAATTTAAAGTG AAATTGCTAAGATGGGAAATAACTGATAAGATGCATAACATTACTGATAAGATGCATAATGTCACTCATAAGATGCAGAAGGCAACAACATCCGGTACATGCAAG AATCTCAATAAGCCAATGGGAACTGAATCATTACCGCAAGGAATTATCGCCAAAACATCAAACCTGGAAACTCAACATCTATGGAACTACGATGACAATGAAAAG GGGAATCCGAACCACCGTGGAATGAGCTTGTTAGCTATGGCTGTTGGAATCAAGCAAAAGGAGCTAGTCAACAAACTCATCCAAAAG TTTCCTCCTCGAGATTTTGTGGTCATGCTATTTCACTACGATGGTGTTGTCGACGATTGGAAACAGTATCCATGGAATGAGCATGCTATTCACGTTTCCGTGATGAACCAAACAAAATG GTGGTTCGCTAAGCGGTTCTTGCATCCTGATATAGTTACTGAGTATGAGTATATTTTTCTTTGGGACGAAGATCTTGGTGTCTCTCATTTCAATCCTAAACG ATACTTATCTATTGTCAAAGAAGAAGGTCTTCACATATCGCAACCAGCTCTCGACACTACAAACTCAGAGGTGCATCATCCTATCACCGCTCGTCGCAAGAACTTAAAATTTCATAGGAGGATGTATAAAAACAAAGGTAGCGGAAGATGTGATGACCATAGCTCCAATCCTCCCTGCATAGG GTGGGTAGAAATGATGGCACCTGTTTTCTCCAGAGAAGCATGGAGATGTTCTTGGTATATGATTCAG AATGATTTGATACATGCTTGGGGGTTGGATATGCAGCTTGGTTACTGTGCTCAA GGTGATAGGAAGAAAAACGTAGGTGTAGTTGATGCAGAGTACATAGTTCATTATGGTCTTCCCACTCTTGGTGTGGTTGACGCCACTTCAAGCTCTTCTCAGAATGAGACGAACCCGAAATCACCG GGGAAGGTTTCAGAGGAATCAACAGAGTCTCATGAAGTGGATAATAGACCAGAAGTGAGGATGAAATCGTTTTTAGAGATGAAGAGATTCAAGGAACGTTGGAAGAAAGCTGTGAATGATGATACATGTTGGGCTGATCCGTATTGA